A genome region from Solanum pennellii chromosome 12, SPENNV200 includes the following:
- the LOC107007165 gene encoding zinc finger BED domain-containing protein DAYSLEEPER-like isoform X2 — MATPETAATPATPTEKNEMVPKNEMIHEHGDEMVPQNEMIHEQSHEIVPENEMQNEMIHEIVPENEMQNEMIHEHSHDIVPENEMQNEHSHEIMPENEMIREHSHEIVRENEMIPEHNHEIVPENEMIHECSHETVPQNEMVHEHSHEMVPDNEMTHEHTHAMVPENEMTHDHNHEMVQENEMTHEHNHEMVPENEMMHEHGHEMVPEHEMMHEHSHEMMPEHEMMHEHHMVLGHEIVPSNEMVPDDEMIPLNEMVLAEPQPNYIETPPNNPETQPSKRRKKKSIVWEHFTIENVGGGTRRAQCKQCKQSFAYSTGSKVAGTSHLKRHIAKGTCPVVLRNQQNNQLSPYSTPPKMSGYGGSTDAPKRRYRTASSPYLAFDPDRCRQEISKMIIMHDYPLHMVEHPGFLAFVQNLQPRFDMVSFNTVQGDCVATYLREKQAIQKVIEGVPGRICLTLDMWSSCYTVGYVFITGQYIDSEWKIHRKILNIIMEPYPDSDTAFSHAVAACLSDWSMEGKLFSVTINQPLGDASVDNLRALLSVKNPLVLNGQLLVGSCLARTLSSIAQGAFNFLHETVKKVRDSVKYVKTSEFHEEKFIELKQQLQVPSTKTLALDDQTQWNTTYEMLLAASELKEVFSCLDTSDPDYKDALSMDDWKQVEVLCTYLKILFDTANLLTAPTIPTTNTFFHEAWKIQLELARAAASEDPSISGLTKTMQEEFDKYWKSCCLILAIAVVMDPRFKMKLVEFSFTKIYGEEAATFVKFVEEGIHELFLEYVALPLPLTPAYAEEVDDGALKQENGGGGLTDFDAYIMETTSQQSRSELDQYLDESLLPRVHEFDVVGWWKLNRMKYPTLSKMARDILSVPVSTVTADSVFSTVGKEMDRYRCSLRPETVEALICAKDWLQNASVNTLHAPIKMEVPI; from the exons ATGGCGACCCCAGAAACCGCAGCTACTCCAGCAACCCCTACTGAGAAAAATGAGATGGTGCCGAAAAATGAGATGATACATGAGCATG GTGATGAGATGGTGCCGCAAAATGAGATGATACATGAGCAAAGCCATGAGATTGTGCCGGAAAATGAGATGCAAAATGAGATGATACATGAGATTGTGCCGGAAAATGAGATGCAAAATGAGATGATACATGAGCACAGCCATGACATTGTGCCTGAAAATGAGATGCAAAATGAGCACAGCCATGAGATTATGCCGGAAAATGAGATGATACGTGAGCACAGCCATGAGATTGTGCGGGAAAATGAGATGATACCTGAGCACAATCATGAGATAGTGCCGGAAAATGAGATGATACATGAGTGCAGTCACGAGACAGTGCCACAAAATGAGATGGTACATGAGCATAGTCATGAAATGGTGCCAGATAATGAGATGACACATGAGCACACTCACGCGATGGTGCCGGAAAATGAGATGACACATGATCATAATCACGAGATGGTGCAGGAAAATGAGATGACACATGAGCATAATCACGAGATGGTGCCGGAAAATGAGATGATGCATGAACATGGTCATGAGATGGTGCCGGAACATGAGATGATGCATGAACATAGTCATGAGATGATGCCGGAACATGAGATGATGCATGAACATCATATGGTGCTTGGGCATGAGATAGTCCCTAGCAATGAGATGGTCCCGGATGATGAGATGATCCCACTAAATGAGATGGTCCTTGCTGAACCACAACCCAACTATATAGAAACACCTCCAAACAATCCAGAAACACAGCCCAGCAAGCGTAGGAAGAAGAAGTCAATAGTTTGGGAACACTTCACCATTGAAAATGTCGGCGGTGGAACTAGAAGGGCACAATGTAAGCAGTGCAAGCAATCATTTGCATATAGTACAGGTTCAAAAGTAGCTGGCACTAGTCACCTGAAACGCCATATTGCGAAAGGAACCTGTCCAGTTGTCCTACGTAACCAACAGAATAATCAATTGAGCCCATATAGTACACCTCCTAAGATGAGTGGATATGGTGGTAGTACTGATGCACCAAAACGGCGTTATAGGACTGCATCTTCTCCTTACCTTGCTTTTGATCCTGACCGGTGCCGTCAAGAGATCTCTAAGATGATCATCATGCACGACTATCCCCTTCACATGGTTGAGCATCCAGGCTTTCTTGCTTTTGTGCAGAATCTTCAACCTCGTTTTGATATGGTGAGCTTCAACACTGTGCAAGGAGATTGTGTGGCAACTTATCTTAGAGAGAAGCAAGCCATACAGAAGGTCATTGAGGGAGTGCCTGGGCGTATCTGCTTAACGCTAGATATGTGGTCCTCCTGCTACACTGTGGGCTATGTGTTCATAACCGGGCAGTATATTGACAGTGAGTGGAAAATTCACAGGAAAATACTCAATATCATTATGGAACCATATCCAGATTCTGACACGGCTTTCAGCCATGCTGTTGCTGCTTGCCTTTCTGACTGGAGTATGGAAGGTAAGTTGTTTTCTGTCACTATTAATCAGCCGTTGGGTGATGCTTCTGTTGATAATCTTAGAGCTTTACTATCTGTGAAGAACCCTCTTGTGCTCAACGGTCAGTTGTTGGTCGGAAGTTGTCTTGCTCGAACTTTAAGCAGCATTGCCCAAGGTGCATTTAATTTTTTGCATGAAACTGTTAAGAAAGTAAGAGATAGCGTCAAGTATGTGAAAACATCAGAATTTCACGAGGAAAAGTTTATTGAGCTCAAACAGCAGCTTCAAGTGCCAAGCACAAAGACTTTGGCTCTTGATGACCAGACTCAATGGAACACCACATATGAGATGTTGTTAGCTGCATCAGAGTTAAAGGAAGTGTTTTCATGCTTGGATACATCTGATCCCGATTACAAGGATGCCCTGTCAATGGATGATTGGAAGCAAGTTGAGGTTCTTTGTACTTACTTAAAAATCCTCTTTGACACTGCCAATCTTCTGACTGCACCAACAATTCCAACAACCAACACATTCTTCCATGAAGCATGGAAGATTCAATTGGAACTGGCTCGTGCTGCAGCAAGTGAAGATCCATCCATAAGCGGTCTTACCAAAACAATGCAAGAGGAGTTTGATAAATACTGGAAGAGTTGTTGTCTAATATTAGCTATTGCCGTTGTAATGGATCCACGCTTCAAAATGAAACTTGTAGAATTCAgctttacaaaaatatatggTGAAGAAGCTGCCACCTTTGTGAAGTTCGTTGAGGAGGGAATCCACGAGCTCTTCCTTGAATACGTGGCACTTCCTCTGCCTCTGACCCCAGCTTATGCTGAAGAGGTAGATGATGGAGCTTTGAAGCAGGAGAATGGTGGGGGCGGACTTACAGATTTTGATGCCTATATTATGGAGACAACAAGCCAGCAGTCAAGGTCAGAACTTGATCAATATTTGGATGAGTCCTTGTTGCCTCGTGTTCATGAATTTGACGTTGTTGGGTGGTGGAAACTGAACAGAATGAAGTACCCAACTCTGTCAAAAATGGCTCGTGACATCTTGTCTGTTCCAGTTTCTACTGTAACAGCTGATTCTGTGTTTAGCACGGTAGGCAAAGAGATGGATCGCTACAGGTGTTCCTTGCGACCTGAGACCGTGGAGGCCCTCATTTGCGCCAAGGATTGGCTTCAAAATGCATCAGTAAATACCTTACATGCACCAATAAAAATGGAAGTCCCCATTTAG
- the LOC107007165 gene encoding zinc finger BED domain-containing protein DAYSLEEPER-like isoform X1, with translation MATPETAATPATPTEKNEMVPKNEMIHEHGDEMVPQNEMIHEHGDEMVPQNEMIHEQSHEIVPENEMQNEMIHEIVPENEMQNEMIHEHSHDIVPENEMQNEHSHEIMPENEMIREHSHEIVRENEMIPEHNHEIVPENEMIHECSHETVPQNEMVHEHSHEMVPDNEMTHEHTHAMVPENEMTHDHNHEMVQENEMTHEHNHEMVPENEMMHEHGHEMVPEHEMMHEHSHEMMPEHEMMHEHHMVLGHEIVPSNEMVPDDEMIPLNEMVLAEPQPNYIETPPNNPETQPSKRRKKKSIVWEHFTIENVGGGTRRAQCKQCKQSFAYSTGSKVAGTSHLKRHIAKGTCPVVLRNQQNNQLSPYSTPPKMSGYGGSTDAPKRRYRTASSPYLAFDPDRCRQEISKMIIMHDYPLHMVEHPGFLAFVQNLQPRFDMVSFNTVQGDCVATYLREKQAIQKVIEGVPGRICLTLDMWSSCYTVGYVFITGQYIDSEWKIHRKILNIIMEPYPDSDTAFSHAVAACLSDWSMEGKLFSVTINQPLGDASVDNLRALLSVKNPLVLNGQLLVGSCLARTLSSIAQGAFNFLHETVKKVRDSVKYVKTSEFHEEKFIELKQQLQVPSTKTLALDDQTQWNTTYEMLLAASELKEVFSCLDTSDPDYKDALSMDDWKQVEVLCTYLKILFDTANLLTAPTIPTTNTFFHEAWKIQLELARAAASEDPSISGLTKTMQEEFDKYWKSCCLILAIAVVMDPRFKMKLVEFSFTKIYGEEAATFVKFVEEGIHELFLEYVALPLPLTPAYAEEVDDGALKQENGGGGLTDFDAYIMETTSQQSRSELDQYLDESLLPRVHEFDVVGWWKLNRMKYPTLSKMARDILSVPVSTVTADSVFSTVGKEMDRYRCSLRPETVEALICAKDWLQNASVNTLHAPIKMEVPI, from the coding sequence ATGGCGACCCCAGAAACCGCAGCTACTCCAGCAACCCCTACTGAGAAAAATGAGATGGTGCCGAAAAATGAGATGATACATGAGCATGGTGATGAGATGGTGCCGCAAAATGAGATGATACATGAGCATGGTGATGAGATGGTGCCGCAAAATGAGATGATACATGAGCAAAGCCATGAGATTGTGCCGGAAAATGAGATGCAAAATGAGATGATACATGAGATTGTGCCGGAAAATGAGATGCAAAATGAGATGATACATGAGCACAGCCATGACATTGTGCCTGAAAATGAGATGCAAAATGAGCACAGCCATGAGATTATGCCGGAAAATGAGATGATACGTGAGCACAGCCATGAGATTGTGCGGGAAAATGAGATGATACCTGAGCACAATCATGAGATAGTGCCGGAAAATGAGATGATACATGAGTGCAGTCACGAGACAGTGCCACAAAATGAGATGGTACATGAGCATAGTCATGAAATGGTGCCAGATAATGAGATGACACATGAGCACACTCACGCGATGGTGCCGGAAAATGAGATGACACATGATCATAATCACGAGATGGTGCAGGAAAATGAGATGACACATGAGCATAATCACGAGATGGTGCCGGAAAATGAGATGATGCATGAACATGGTCATGAGATGGTGCCGGAACATGAGATGATGCATGAACATAGTCATGAGATGATGCCGGAACATGAGATGATGCATGAACATCATATGGTGCTTGGGCATGAGATAGTCCCTAGCAATGAGATGGTCCCGGATGATGAGATGATCCCACTAAATGAGATGGTCCTTGCTGAACCACAACCCAACTATATAGAAACACCTCCAAACAATCCAGAAACACAGCCCAGCAAGCGTAGGAAGAAGAAGTCAATAGTTTGGGAACACTTCACCATTGAAAATGTCGGCGGTGGAACTAGAAGGGCACAATGTAAGCAGTGCAAGCAATCATTTGCATATAGTACAGGTTCAAAAGTAGCTGGCACTAGTCACCTGAAACGCCATATTGCGAAAGGAACCTGTCCAGTTGTCCTACGTAACCAACAGAATAATCAATTGAGCCCATATAGTACACCTCCTAAGATGAGTGGATATGGTGGTAGTACTGATGCACCAAAACGGCGTTATAGGACTGCATCTTCTCCTTACCTTGCTTTTGATCCTGACCGGTGCCGTCAAGAGATCTCTAAGATGATCATCATGCACGACTATCCCCTTCACATGGTTGAGCATCCAGGCTTTCTTGCTTTTGTGCAGAATCTTCAACCTCGTTTTGATATGGTGAGCTTCAACACTGTGCAAGGAGATTGTGTGGCAACTTATCTTAGAGAGAAGCAAGCCATACAGAAGGTCATTGAGGGAGTGCCTGGGCGTATCTGCTTAACGCTAGATATGTGGTCCTCCTGCTACACTGTGGGCTATGTGTTCATAACCGGGCAGTATATTGACAGTGAGTGGAAAATTCACAGGAAAATACTCAATATCATTATGGAACCATATCCAGATTCTGACACGGCTTTCAGCCATGCTGTTGCTGCTTGCCTTTCTGACTGGAGTATGGAAGGTAAGTTGTTTTCTGTCACTATTAATCAGCCGTTGGGTGATGCTTCTGTTGATAATCTTAGAGCTTTACTATCTGTGAAGAACCCTCTTGTGCTCAACGGTCAGTTGTTGGTCGGAAGTTGTCTTGCTCGAACTTTAAGCAGCATTGCCCAAGGTGCATTTAATTTTTTGCATGAAACTGTTAAGAAAGTAAGAGATAGCGTCAAGTATGTGAAAACATCAGAATTTCACGAGGAAAAGTTTATTGAGCTCAAACAGCAGCTTCAAGTGCCAAGCACAAAGACTTTGGCTCTTGATGACCAGACTCAATGGAACACCACATATGAGATGTTGTTAGCTGCATCAGAGTTAAAGGAAGTGTTTTCATGCTTGGATACATCTGATCCCGATTACAAGGATGCCCTGTCAATGGATGATTGGAAGCAAGTTGAGGTTCTTTGTACTTACTTAAAAATCCTCTTTGACACTGCCAATCTTCTGACTGCACCAACAATTCCAACAACCAACACATTCTTCCATGAAGCATGGAAGATTCAATTGGAACTGGCTCGTGCTGCAGCAAGTGAAGATCCATCCATAAGCGGTCTTACCAAAACAATGCAAGAGGAGTTTGATAAATACTGGAAGAGTTGTTGTCTAATATTAGCTATTGCCGTTGTAATGGATCCACGCTTCAAAATGAAACTTGTAGAATTCAgctttacaaaaatatatggTGAAGAAGCTGCCACCTTTGTGAAGTTCGTTGAGGAGGGAATCCACGAGCTCTTCCTTGAATACGTGGCACTTCCTCTGCCTCTGACCCCAGCTTATGCTGAAGAGGTAGATGATGGAGCTTTGAAGCAGGAGAATGGTGGGGGCGGACTTACAGATTTTGATGCCTATATTATGGAGACAACAAGCCAGCAGTCAAGGTCAGAACTTGATCAATATTTGGATGAGTCCTTGTTGCCTCGTGTTCATGAATTTGACGTTGTTGGGTGGTGGAAACTGAACAGAATGAAGTACCCAACTCTGTCAAAAATGGCTCGTGACATCTTGTCTGTTCCAGTTTCTACTGTAACAGCTGATTCTGTGTTTAGCACGGTAGGCAAAGAGATGGATCGCTACAGGTGTTCCTTGCGACCTGAGACCGTGGAGGCCCTCATTTGCGCCAAGGATTGGCTTCAAAATGCATCAGTAAATACCTTACATGCACCAATAAAAATGGAAGTCCCCATTTAG
- the LOC107007165 gene encoding zinc finger BED domain-containing protein DAYSLEEPER-like isoform X3 yields MATPETAATPATPTEKNEMVPKNEMIHEHGDEMVPQNEMIHEHGDEMVPQNEMIHEQSHEIVPENEMQNEMIHEHSHEIMPENEMIREHSHEIVRENEMIPEHNHEIVPENEMIHECSHETVPQNEMVHEHSHEMVPDNEMTHEHTHAMVPENEMTHDHNHEMVQENEMTHEHNHEMVPENEMMHEHGHEMVPEHEMMHEHSHEMMPEHEMMHEHHMVLGHEIVPSNEMVPDDEMIPLNEMVLAEPQPNYIETPPNNPETQPSKRRKKKSIVWEHFTIENVGGGTRRAQCKQCKQSFAYSTGSKVAGTSHLKRHIAKGTCPVVLRNQQNNQLSPYSTPPKMSGYGGSTDAPKRRYRTASSPYLAFDPDRCRQEISKMIIMHDYPLHMVEHPGFLAFVQNLQPRFDMVSFNTVQGDCVATYLREKQAIQKVIEGVPGRICLTLDMWSSCYTVGYVFITGQYIDSEWKIHRKILNIIMEPYPDSDTAFSHAVAACLSDWSMEGKLFSVTINQPLGDASVDNLRALLSVKNPLVLNGQLLVGSCLARTLSSIAQGAFNFLHETVKKVRDSVKYVKTSEFHEEKFIELKQQLQVPSTKTLALDDQTQWNTTYEMLLAASELKEVFSCLDTSDPDYKDALSMDDWKQVEVLCTYLKILFDTANLLTAPTIPTTNTFFHEAWKIQLELARAAASEDPSISGLTKTMQEEFDKYWKSCCLILAIAVVMDPRFKMKLVEFSFTKIYGEEAATFVKFVEEGIHELFLEYVALPLPLTPAYAEEVDDGALKQENGGGGLTDFDAYIMETTSQQSRSELDQYLDESLLPRVHEFDVVGWWKLNRMKYPTLSKMARDILSVPVSTVTADSVFSTVGKEMDRYRCSLRPETVEALICAKDWLQNASVNTLHAPIKMEVPI; encoded by the exons ATGGCGACCCCAGAAACCGCAGCTACTCCAGCAACCCCTACTGAGAAAAATGAGATGGTGCCGAAAAATGAGATGATACATGAGCATGGTGATGAGATGGTGCCGCAAAATGAGATGATACATGAGCATGGTGATGAGATGGTGCCGCAAAATGAGATGATACATGAGCAAAGCCATGAGATTGTGCCGGAAAATGAGATGCAAAATGAGATGATACATGAG CACAGCCATGAGATTATGCCGGAAAATGAGATGATACGTGAGCACAGCCATGAGATTGTGCGGGAAAATGAGATGATACCTGAGCACAATCATGAGATAGTGCCGGAAAATGAGATGATACATGAGTGCAGTCACGAGACAGTGCCACAAAATGAGATGGTACATGAGCATAGTCATGAAATGGTGCCAGATAATGAGATGACACATGAGCACACTCACGCGATGGTGCCGGAAAATGAGATGACACATGATCATAATCACGAGATGGTGCAGGAAAATGAGATGACACATGAGCATAATCACGAGATGGTGCCGGAAAATGAGATGATGCATGAACATGGTCATGAGATGGTGCCGGAACATGAGATGATGCATGAACATAGTCATGAGATGATGCCGGAACATGAGATGATGCATGAACATCATATGGTGCTTGGGCATGAGATAGTCCCTAGCAATGAGATGGTCCCGGATGATGAGATGATCCCACTAAATGAGATGGTCCTTGCTGAACCACAACCCAACTATATAGAAACACCTCCAAACAATCCAGAAACACAGCCCAGCAAGCGTAGGAAGAAGAAGTCAATAGTTTGGGAACACTTCACCATTGAAAATGTCGGCGGTGGAACTAGAAGGGCACAATGTAAGCAGTGCAAGCAATCATTTGCATATAGTACAGGTTCAAAAGTAGCTGGCACTAGTCACCTGAAACGCCATATTGCGAAAGGAACCTGTCCAGTTGTCCTACGTAACCAACAGAATAATCAATTGAGCCCATATAGTACACCTCCTAAGATGAGTGGATATGGTGGTAGTACTGATGCACCAAAACGGCGTTATAGGACTGCATCTTCTCCTTACCTTGCTTTTGATCCTGACCGGTGCCGTCAAGAGATCTCTAAGATGATCATCATGCACGACTATCCCCTTCACATGGTTGAGCATCCAGGCTTTCTTGCTTTTGTGCAGAATCTTCAACCTCGTTTTGATATGGTGAGCTTCAACACTGTGCAAGGAGATTGTGTGGCAACTTATCTTAGAGAGAAGCAAGCCATACAGAAGGTCATTGAGGGAGTGCCTGGGCGTATCTGCTTAACGCTAGATATGTGGTCCTCCTGCTACACTGTGGGCTATGTGTTCATAACCGGGCAGTATATTGACAGTGAGTGGAAAATTCACAGGAAAATACTCAATATCATTATGGAACCATATCCAGATTCTGACACGGCTTTCAGCCATGCTGTTGCTGCTTGCCTTTCTGACTGGAGTATGGAAGGTAAGTTGTTTTCTGTCACTATTAATCAGCCGTTGGGTGATGCTTCTGTTGATAATCTTAGAGCTTTACTATCTGTGAAGAACCCTCTTGTGCTCAACGGTCAGTTGTTGGTCGGAAGTTGTCTTGCTCGAACTTTAAGCAGCATTGCCCAAGGTGCATTTAATTTTTTGCATGAAACTGTTAAGAAAGTAAGAGATAGCGTCAAGTATGTGAAAACATCAGAATTTCACGAGGAAAAGTTTATTGAGCTCAAACAGCAGCTTCAAGTGCCAAGCACAAAGACTTTGGCTCTTGATGACCAGACTCAATGGAACACCACATATGAGATGTTGTTAGCTGCATCAGAGTTAAAGGAAGTGTTTTCATGCTTGGATACATCTGATCCCGATTACAAGGATGCCCTGTCAATGGATGATTGGAAGCAAGTTGAGGTTCTTTGTACTTACTTAAAAATCCTCTTTGACACTGCCAATCTTCTGACTGCACCAACAATTCCAACAACCAACACATTCTTCCATGAAGCATGGAAGATTCAATTGGAACTGGCTCGTGCTGCAGCAAGTGAAGATCCATCCATAAGCGGTCTTACCAAAACAATGCAAGAGGAGTTTGATAAATACTGGAAGAGTTGTTGTCTAATATTAGCTATTGCCGTTGTAATGGATCCACGCTTCAAAATGAAACTTGTAGAATTCAgctttacaaaaatatatggTGAAGAAGCTGCCACCTTTGTGAAGTTCGTTGAGGAGGGAATCCACGAGCTCTTCCTTGAATACGTGGCACTTCCTCTGCCTCTGACCCCAGCTTATGCTGAAGAGGTAGATGATGGAGCTTTGAAGCAGGAGAATGGTGGGGGCGGACTTACAGATTTTGATGCCTATATTATGGAGACAACAAGCCAGCAGTCAAGGTCAGAACTTGATCAATATTTGGATGAGTCCTTGTTGCCTCGTGTTCATGAATTTGACGTTGTTGGGTGGTGGAAACTGAACAGAATGAAGTACCCAACTCTGTCAAAAATGGCTCGTGACATCTTGTCTGTTCCAGTTTCTACTGTAACAGCTGATTCTGTGTTTAGCACGGTAGGCAAAGAGATGGATCGCTACAGGTGTTCCTTGCGACCTGAGACCGTGGAGGCCCTCATTTGCGCCAAGGATTGGCTTCAAAATGCATCAGTAAATACCTTACATGCACCAATAAAAATGGAAGTCCCCATTTAG